DNA sequence from the Patagioenas fasciata isolate bPatFas1 chromosome 19, bPatFas1.hap1, whole genome shotgun sequence genome:
CTAATGGCCCTTTCTTATTAGGGACTGCTTGTTTGCTTTCAATAGCAGAAACATGACAAACCCTGTCCTGCCATCTCTTTTCTCCATCCCCATTCATGCTGAAGTCAGGTTTTTACGGTTTAGTTTCAAGCATCACATATACCTCACCTACAAAAGGGAAAGTCAAGCATTTATTTACGTCACTACATTGTGGTGTTTTGGCTTTCTCTGTGTGTTAGTCTCCACAAATGCTTAGCTACTTTCCACATGTTAGAGTTATTTCAGCTTGAAGGAACTGATTgtctaatatttattttagaaaatgtgCAGTATTATCTTCATATCTCGACAATTCAGAATATTCCAGCATTAGAATCTGGAGCTTTACTCCATTGCATTATCTTTCTTACCTGTGTCTAAGACATTCTCTCTCTTCCCCAGTTCCTTCTGTTTGCGTTGGTTTGGGAGCTTTTCCTTTTTGTGGAGAAGAACTTCAGACTTCTTTACTTCCCAGTGTTTGCAGCCTCCTAATTATGTCCTAGAATACTTTTAAGGGAGCTACTCGTGTgtagaaggacaaggagttacttcTAAGCTTTGTGCTTGTTTTCCCTCACCAGCTTACAAAGATCTCCAAACCAGAGAAGATATAAGGAATGCTGCGTGGAATAAACCTGGCTGGGATGAGCTTGTCTATTACACAGGTAACCTATTAACTTCTGTGGAATGCTGGAGGCAGACTTTTGTGGCTGCCATCATTTTTTGTCTTTAATACATTATACGATGTTAAAAAGCTTTGCGTCTCTggtgtgtgcatgtctgtgtgtcAGTTCCTCTACTGTACGGGAAAGGAGGGGCATTTCACTAAGCCCTAAAGTGAACTTTGTAATTGATTATACAAACTTGGGGAAGTTGCCTAATTGCTGAAAAATTGCTACGTTAATAGTAAATTCTTATACAAGCATCTCTCCTGTAAAAGAACAGATTTCTGTAAATGCTTATGTCCAAAAATTTAGGGAGCCAATAGTGAAATTTATCTTTGTATTAAATGATTGCAACTAATACTTCATGAAATATAGGAGCCTTGTTAAACGCATTCCTTTGAACAGGGAATTTAGACTTTGGAACTAGAAGGCAGGAGATCTTTGAGATCAAAGACAGTTTTCATTACAAAACTCACAGAAGTATGCTAAGCACGTCAGATTTTGGTTCCATAGGGTACATTTCAAAGGAAGTATACCAGAAAAACTTAAGATAATTTTGATTATGGTGAAAAGGAATAGAAATATTTGTCTTCAAAGGAGCAGAcagattatattaaaaaaaatcccttgttCTCAAAACTGCTATGCTTTGGTTACAGGAATGTTGATGGTTACTGATGACTTGGCATGCACTATTTAGGAGAGTAATATGAAGACAATGATAGCTGTTCAAACTGAGTGTGCAGAACTGCTCATGATCTGTTAGTGAAATTAAACTCTGtcccaatttttttttcagtgccccTTATTCAGGAAATGGAGTCCAGAATCATGATACCATTGAAGATTTCTCCGCTTCAGTAAAGTCACCGATTTACTTGTGCCTACATAGATAAAGTGACAAGTATTTGTCTTAATTTATGGTATACATTGTATATCATAGTCTGAAATATAAAAGTACTGTATTGAGCTTATAAAAGAGACCTCTTTTCTTCAGAATCTAATGACCCTTTACTCTTATAAttgtgccaggaaaaaaaaaacaacaaaacaacaaaagaaacagaaaacaggactgTAATTAAAATGTTGGTTAACTGAAAACAAGTACAAAGATGACATAAGTTCCTGTCTGAGACAGCTCCTCAGGTGAAGTATGGCATACAGTATTTAATAGATTCTATATAGACAGTGCCCAGTGTTCAGTAACAGCAGCAGAATGGAGTGTTACGGTTGCCGTGGCCTTTGTGTAGCATTATAATGACTGCAGATTTTAAAAACACACGTGGGAGTTCTGAAATCAGAAGCTCTGAAGCCCTCAGGCAGCTCTAAAATACACCGAGCTGTTCTAGCAGGTCTGAAGTCAGTAAGTAGCTCTGAATTTATTATACAAACAGGCAGTCATTCACTGGGGATAATACTGTTTGCCAGGTGATAATGTATGGACAGAGAATAGGGCATTCTGTTTGGCAAGGACTCTGAAGCCTGTTGAAACTAATCATGCGTTTGTATAGATATCTACACCTGAAATTAATTTTGTGAAGTTCTTTACAGACTTTGTTTGAAGTATGACCCATGGTTCTCAAAGAGATGCTGACAAGATGTGATCCTCTGAACGTTGTTCAGGGATTCAAGTTCAGTTAAATACACTTATCTCTCTAAATAACTCAGAAGTCTAGGAAAAGGGGTTTAATTTAATAAGCAGTCATGACTTCAGACATACGCTTGGTCGGGTGTTTCACTAACTGTACAGTAGGTACTTACAAGTTGATGTGTGAAACTGCCGCATGTTGAGTCAATAGGATTGGCATAAAGCGGTGTATGTACCATTATGTCTGGTTCTATTTTTAGTTTCACTTTTAGACTAGAATATATCAACACTTTTGGTGTCTTCAGTGATGTGAACATCCTGTCAGTGAAAATAATATTCTCTCTTTAAAGTGGCTGCAAGAATAAGTGTAACATACAGAATGTACAAATCAGTTACTGAATGTCCAGTTTGTACATTTTAATGAGTTTTCAGGAAGAACATACCAGTCAATAAAATCCTAATTTTCACATTTTACTGACACATTTTACttgctccatcctcttgacactcaccctttagatatctgtaaacattaatgagatcacccctcagtctcctccaagctaaagagccccagctccctcagcctttcctcacacgggagatgctccactcccttaatcatctttgttgctttgCACTGAACTCTCtcgagcagttccctgtccttctggaactgagggcccacaactggacacaatattccagatgtggtctcaccagggcacagtagaggggaaagagaacctctctgacctactgaccaccccccttctaatccaccccaggtacctttggccttcctggccacaagggcccagtgctggctcatggtcatcctgctgtccaccaggacccccaggtccctttcccctacgctgctctctcatagatcattccccaacttatacaggaacctggggttgttcctacccagattcaagactgtacacttgcccttgttatatttcattcaatttttccctgcccaactctccagcctgcccaagtctctggatggcagcacagccttctggtgtgtcagccactcctcccagcttggtgtcatcagcaaacttgctgatagtgcactctattccctggtccaaatcattgatgaatatattgaataatactggccccagtactgacccctgaggcactgcactagatccaggcctcaactggactccgccccattgaccgcGACTctgtggcttcttcccttcagccagttcgcagtccattgTTCATTTGAACAAAGTATTTGATCTGATTATTGTCTGTTTTCATGTTTTCCTCCTGTTGTCAACTGATTATGGGATTTCATTGAGTAAAATTCTGTACTATGTTAGCTTGACGTTCTCAGCTTGGCATACTCAGTGGGCCAAGTACATCATTTCAGCTGTTCCTTCTTGTAAATCAGTGTCAGCTtccagtcctttttttttctcccagtatccTCCTGTGTTTAGTGTTTCTAGAGAATTCTCCTTGTAACTTACCCCTCATAACAAGGAATTTTGGTCAGAGACAAAACACTTTTGGACTTAGAGGATTTTGTGGATTTTGATGCAATCGGCGTTTCTTACCTTCAGACAGGAGCACTAGGAATTAAACTCACTCAGGCAGAGCTCTTGTTGTTCAAGGACCGTGAAGTTTTGCGTAAATAAGAAATCTAAGGAATAACTGGATGTCCTGCAGGGTGACATCGTACAGCATAAGTCTCTTCAGATGTGAATTCCCAGTGGTGGTGTTCAATGTGTTGTGAATGTGCCTCCTGTCATTCTGAGCTTCAAACTCATGCTCGTGACTGTCATAAGAGAGAGATTAGTTCCTGTTACTTTAGTTACAGATGACTATGTAAACTCACCAAATGTAACACAGTAGATAAATAAGTAATGCCAATCTTCTCTTGCTTCCCTTCACCTGAACCCTTTCTGAAGTTGGTTTTCCCCTGTTGACAACACTGTTGTGATTTTTCCCCTCTTAATTTCATGGCCGTGTCTGCCTTCTTCCTTTGGCTGGCAATACCTCAGCATTATGTAGAGCAGGATTTGTAGAGTTCAAACTGGAGTCAACTTTTCAGTGGTTGAAAAGTGGGGCACAGTGCCTGGAAGGGTCTCTGGTATTATAATTATCTGTTCTTGTTCCACTGTAACGAAGATACAATTAAACACCAAGTTAAGTTGTCCTGTAGTCTTCCTAGAAATGACTGTGAACTGTTCTTTTAAGAAGCCCTCTCATGCAAATTGAATATAACTTAATTCTGCCTCACTGAATAATGACATTAAAAGAAATGGGCTGCTGCCCATGCTCTTAGTCAGGAGACTCACCTGAAGACCAGATACGACTTCCCTGACACGTGCTACTCTCCAGGCTTTGCGCTACTGTGATGGGATACGTTCAGGTAAATGGGTAACTAGGTTGTAACATTGAAAATTCCCTTGTGctgctttatcccctcctatttttttccagtattttgcaGACAAAAGAGCTCAGCCGCTCGCGAAGCTCAGGAATCCTTTTGGTACCTCCTGAACTAGAGGTCAGGCTTGATATTTGCCCAGTGGAAGGAggggtggtatttttttttccccaaaccagtCAGACCTAAAGTGCTCTTCTGAAATCACTGGCACGAGACCATGTTTCCATAGCACTCGGACTGGCAGAAGATACCATCATGAATGTTAACATCTCTGTGGCCCAGAGCCTCTTCTGACTGTGGTGTTAGGGAAATTCCAGATACTTAAGCATGGCACAGTTTGTAGAATCGGGACCTGCAGCTGCAGCTGATTTGCTGGATGTTAGATTTTTTTAAGTGgctttttaatttcaaaagaaatgcTTCCCTTCTGCATCATAACTATCGAATCGCAGAGGAACACACTGAATGAGAGCAGCAAGAGTTTATAGTTGTTCTACTCTTGCAGTCTCGCCTAAACAAAAGCATGATTGTACATGAGCTGCCCGTGGAGCTGGCTGAGATTATTCCCAGGAAGAATTTAAAAGAGGTTGTGTTTAATACTCCCAGAAGAGTTCTGGTGAGCAGCCTGCCAACTATTGTCTGTCTCGGCTTTTGTCAAGTTTTTAAACTCTGTATATAGATATTCAGTATAGCTGTTCATTTGTCTGCCTTTCTCTAAAAAACCATCAGACCTTTGTTTCTGGATTTGTTTTAACCCATTTACTCTGTAGTACTTAAATGCTGTTGTAATTTCAAGCAATTATTACCtcaggggtttttttgccaaAAACATTAGATGACATCACTGAGAGCTGCCATCCATCACTTTGGGGCTTTATtaatggctctttcccctatatCATTTCTGATAATATCACAGAACGGACAGAACCAGGATTTGTTTCAATTGTTGGTGATGCTTAAACAATTGGACAGGAGCTCGCTCTCTGCACTTTGATTTAATCCTCTTAAATTAAGAAAATCTAATGCAAGCTGTGTAAACCTGTAGTGATTATCTTGTGGAGACTGTGAGATTTTGGAAGGTAGAAACGTCACTTGTTTCTCTTCCTATCTATGAAATATGTGGCAGAGTGGAGGAGAATTAGCACACTCTGTGTAAGGACTTTCTTGGATCAGACACTGCAGCCACAAAGGACAAATCCTTAAAAAACTGGGATTTGTTACCTGAAGCTCTGAGTAGTACTTACTTAGAACAGGTCAGACTTATTTCAAGCACAGTTTAAGAGTGGTTGATCCACACTTGAGGCAGAGATTAGATAAGTTTCAGAGTATTTTCTTAATCAGTAgacaatttttttaaaggttgATGAATTAGCTTCCATCCAGTTATAGGTTGATGGGTGGGattgttaaataaataaaacagttaaGTAAACAGTGTGACCATTTTACAAAATCACCCTTTTGGAGTTTAGTTTGAAGTATTTTATTGAGGTATGGGAACCACTAGATCACTTGCCTTAAAATGTGCCTCTCAGGTTCTCGTATAGCCATATTTTAATGAAATCAGAGATATGTAGTAATACTTCCTTACTTATCTGTTTATTTCTGAGATTCTTTGGAATGGAAAGGACTTATCATACTGTTTACCATTTAgactatattatttttatttattgctaTTGATTAGACAAACTTCTCATTTGTGGCCCTCTCATCCTTTTGCCACCCAAAATAAGTAGAGGTATTAGCTTCCATGATTCTGAAACAATAGATACGCAATATTGACCAGGGGCCAACCCATTAACTTGCTGATAAATTCCTGCCTTGGGTCTTCACTCGTAGGTCAATAATCAACTGACCTTTTCCACCTTGAaatgacaagattttttttttttaaaacatcttttccCATTACAAAATGTTTGAGTAAAATGGTGCCATTTGCAACCCGAGCTTCAGGCCAGAGATGAAGGTACTCACCACccagaataatttaaaaacccAGAACACAACTTTGCAAACAAATATATGTTTAATTGCATTGTATAATGGATTTATAGttgttaaatatattattttactgTATAATTTATCGTTCTTCCAGTTCTTTTAGCAGTTCGTCAAAGTGAGTGATGTACCATTTAGCTTTCTCCTTTACTTGCTTTCTGATTACATTTCCTCCAAATCCAATGAAGCAGTCCTGGCAAAACAGAAAGAATGGGCATATATGTTATTGCAGTCCTGTGTAAGGAATGGAGCTCCTCAGCAGTTAAGTTGGTTTTAAGACTGGATTTTAAAATGATGGTATTTCTCTGATCTCTTCCCCTACTTTACCTTTCATGTTAATTTTTCAAATTTATTAACAAGAACTTAATTGGCATTGAATTTTGGTTACTAGATTTTCATTCCAATAGCAAAGTTGTGCCTCAGTACCTTGTAACTTCAAGATGGTTCAGATTTGAGAGTTTACTGCAAATCTGATGCAACATAAAACTTTCATATTCAGGAATGAGTTCACAATCAGACGTGCCTGCAGCATCTCACAATTATCCCTGTACCATTTATCTTAACTCTGTTTACCTCATTTGATAGATACCAAAATAACCATTAACCATGTCATCAATCATTAACCAGAAACAATCATCATTTCTACATCTTAGAGAACCATCTGCAGTGAAAGTGCAGCGTTGAAAATTTCCACTGCTGCTTTTTGCCTGCAGGTAGAAAGCATTCGGCAAACACAAAGCTGCTTTGGTGCTGCACATATTTAACAGTAGGCAACCTGGCTGACATAACTCACATCAATGTAGCTTTTTGTTCATTACCGTGCATTTCCATGCACCAGGATGTCTGTCCCTCAGCGCTGGCAAACAAGGGATATTTGGGTGCTTTTTGTAGAGAAAGATGCTAAGAGGGACACGGAATTAAGATCTCTGTGACATAACCATTTATAAAAGCTgtctttttattaatttttaattatttcacccTGTCAGGACCATTATCTTCAAACCTATTGCTGCTGCACGGTGAGGTGAACCCTCTTGCACCAGATCTGTGCCAGACCTTCACACTAAGCACCATTCGCCAGggtgcagaactggcagggtAAGACCTCTGCGCAGCAGCGAGTACTGTGGGGACCTGGAGGGGAAAGGTAGGCGTGATAATACCAGCTTGATTTGAGACGGGTCATTAGACTGTTACACGGCCCCACTAGACCCAGCCAGATCCTGGCTCAGAGGGTGAAACCCTTACTGAGATTGtctgaactggaataaatcaaccATTGCGTGATGCAGCTTTCATAGAGGAAAACTACCCACACAGATCTCCCTTGGGCTGTGGGAAGGGCTGAAGATCTTCCCTGAAGTCCTATAAAAACTTCACACTTTTTTTTATTCTGCCCCCCACAAAGGGTTTCCTCAAAAGGAATTTAGAATTCCAGTTCTTTAGTACTTACAGCAGGGGGACAGGCTTCCATGTCTGTAGCTCCATCACCAATCATAACTACTTTCTTAAATTGGAACTGTTCCTTCAGATGAGCAATaacctttcctttcccccccgaTTCAGCTGTTGGTTGTGTTTCATCAAATCCTGCATATTCTCCTAGAACACAGTGGAAGGACAAGTTAGACATATAGCGTATTTTCTTCTAAGTGAAGGAAGATATATGCCTAACAGCTAATTACATGCAGTCCTGTAAGCTTCACAATATCAGCATCTCAAAGTAATTAGAAGGTAAGTATAAAAACTGGGATTTTACCCACATTTCAGGGGGGTCTTTTCGAGGAGCTGAAATGCTAGGACTAAAGTAGAAACCCTGTATGAGTAGTGTTATAAATCCATTCCCAGTCACTCTGGTCCAGTCATTTTGGTGTAAACGTTTAAAAAGCAGCATCAATATGACATATAAACAGTGTATGAAACACCGAGTAAGAAACAGCCCCGCTAACTACAGTTGTGCTTGATTACACTAGCTTAAAGTCCAGAACAGCTGTACTAATGTACATCGGTCTCCATACATACCTTGAAGTCACTGAAAGTGAAGTTTGCCTCTGAAAGCAGGTAAGTGTAAGAAACTCTTTAAACTTAAAGGAGCAAGAGAAATGTCAGCAACTGTAATACTTTTTACCTTTGGTGCAGCTTGCAATGAAAAAGTAACTACAGCTCAATTTCATGTCTGGAAAATGACCTGAACTCATGTTTTTAGTAAGGTCTTGCAATTCCTACTTGGAGCTAGCTGGATTGTTAACGGGCTCATATAGACTGGACAGTATCTGTAGCCCAATATCTGACAGTCTGAAACAAAAAAGTGGCATTATTTAGCAGATAAAAGAGATCTGAAGGCAATCTCACCATTAAAGTAAAACTTCAGCCTGTTGGCAAAGACGTTTGCTGCTGGAATGTTCAGCTGCGAGGCCACGTGCTCCACAATGCTCTGAAATCCCCCGGAGACCAGGAAGACCTGGACCCCTCGCTGGTGAAGCCGGCTCACCAGCTCCCTGGCAAGAAAGAGCAGTCGTCAAACCTGAGTGCCTGGCAGTGTCTAGGGATGGCAAAGTTAAAATACATCTTTCCTAAACCGGGCTGCCCGTGCTTTGTGTTAGTCCAGTTTAGTTTGGATGTGTGCTGCTCTCCAGCTCCATCCATCAcgaagctttttcttctttcctttgcaAGTTCGTGCATACACCTTGCTCgaaaagagccaaacagaaccaTCCCATCGAGAGACAAACAGGTATTTAGCTGCTCAGAAACAAGCATTCCCTAGAAATTCACATTAGTTCCCTTGAATAAATGAGAGAGCAGATGcagttcagattatttttttttaagtacaaaaccagcaacaaaattAATCtataatgcaggaaaaaaaaaagtagggaacATGGGGCAAATAAAGCCACTGCACCAAAATACAAAAGTGGCCTGAAAAGCATGCAAGCATTTTCAAAGAGTTGGTTCCCCAGATGCTGGATGTCAATACCATCTTTAGAACAGGGCACAGCTACAGAAAAGGAATCAAGAAAATAGAAGTTCTCAGACCCAGTCAACAGGGCTTGAAGGCAGTTAAAAGTTTCCTGGGATTTGGCTCTGCAGGCAGGAGGATCAGTGTGCGGCAATACTGAACAGTACAAGTGGCAGCaggaagagcagaaatgctcaataCTAAGAGGCAAAGTGGAGGCTTAAAGCAGGCAacacagaaaaggaggaagaaagggaaggaatgAAAGGGAAAATCATGTGATTCCAAACAGGAAACAATGTTCTCTTTATAGTTACAGTGAGCGATCCCTTCTACTGAAAAAGCTGAGCATCTGCTTCATTTCAAGCAGAAAATACAAGCACAATATCATCTAAAAACTACatgctaaaaatattttacacTTGGTGCTACAGCCAAGTTTTGTAGTAAATCAATTATTTTCAATTGTTTAAAACaatttgaacaggaaaaaaaatcttttctgtaGAAATAGTTAATGTTTATTCTAAACCTAAAGATTAAtgaatatacacatatgtattttcccttaatcatttttaaatgcttttttaggGACTTCAGTGCAGAATAGGTAGCTCTGAACAATGGATCCCCTAAGCTGATTCCAGCAGTGTGACTGCACACAGAAGTGTAAGAGAGAGGTAATGTAACTGCAGAATAGACCGAGCCTGTAGTTCACACTGGGTATTAAATCTCTCAGTTCCATCACCCATCAAAAAACAGCTGTGAGTAAACAGATTATTTTCCATGCCCATTTAATCCTCGAGCCAGAATGCTCAGCTGAATGCCAGTTAACATGTAGGACTGTTTTCTTTTTACACAGATGCTTCACCACTTGATATGGAGTCAGGCCATTATAAGCTCCCAATAGAAGCTTTGTACACAAACAACATGGAAATGGAGTAGGAATGCAATCTAAACCAGCCTCACTAATGTCACAGAATGTTGTTGATTTATGCCATATGCAGAACACTTTTATTAGATCACTTGAAATTCTTCTTACCTTATTCCTGGTGTTAGCTGAGGTGGGTTGTCAGATATTAGCTTTTGCACTTGCTCGTAGGAAGGACGTATGAGACCTAGTCGTGCCGTTAAAGCTGCTTTGAATGTCACGGTGCCACCCATGGCTCTGCGGGTCCTAAATTGTGATCCAAAGAAAACAAGTCAGTGACACTTAACAAGTAGAGGCTTTTCACAAGAACCGTTAAAGAAGAATGGCAAGTAACAAGGTAAGAGTCCATAGGCTCTATGTTATATTGTATCTATGGTGTAAAGGAGAAGATCTGGACACTGCAAAGATCAATAGCAACCACTGGTAGATCATCTCCACAGATCAGAGCTCTTGTGAGAACCAGCAGGACAAAGGAAAACTGCTTAACTCCCCCTGCAACTGCATCAGAGCCACTGGGACCCGTTTTCCTACACTGCAGCCCAGGTGCTGTTCTCTGAAAGCAAGAGAACTTTTCCTACAACTTTCAATAGAAACATCAGTCTTGGAGAAGTGTTAGGAGAATTGTTCACTCTCCTCCCTCATAATCAGGTCTGCTAGTGCTTAGCCAAGTTTAATGGTGAGGGCTGATCTTAGTCTGTCAAAGAAATTTACATCACAAAATTTATATCGGTATAGTTTTGTTGAGTGGCTTCATAATTCCAAAAGTTATTCAGTATGCATTAATTCCACTTATTATTCCTAAAATCCTTTTTAAAACTGTAACAATCTCCTATGAAAGAGTTGAATTAATCCCTATTGTAAATTCATTGTCACAGATTAACCTTATCTGTGCTTATTTTTTACTACTGTTCCtatgaaataaacagcaaatataCATACATCTCTGCGACCGCATCTCCGACTCCACAGAACTTCGCAAGCTCATCGATGCCTTCTTCCCTGATGACTGTACTGTCCACATCAAAGCACACTGCATCAGCGTTGCGGAAGATTTCTTTCATCTCCAGGAGGGACGCCATCCTTTTGGGAACCTTCTTACTGTGAGAGGACAAGATAAAGTCATTGTCTGAGTGACAGTGCTGCACTCTGTCTTGAGCCATCGGTGCAACCGGTCTGGTTCTTGTGAGCAGGGCCGAGCAGAGCCTGGTAGCCAGCTTTTATCAAAGAGCGGGAGCGGTGGTGGAGGTCTGGCTCAGCTGCTGATTTGCTCCCTGCTGTTGCTGCCTACTGATGTTCAGTGTACGTTACAGGTGGGCCGTGGAGCTTTGGGCAGTTGCTGATTTGCTCCTGGCAGGGTCGGCCCATTGATGTTCACATGGGGGTTCAAGGTTGTAATACTTGGCATTTGCTGAAGCATTAGACTGCCAACTGCTGTCTGGGACTTGCAATTCACTGTCTCGCCCTCACTGCTCAAATGGATCTTGATTTCTCATCACACCCAGTCTAGTGTGTCAAAGTAGTTGCTCCAGGAGACAGTGAAAGACACCCAGCTCTTAAGGATTTGCTGATCACAGCAGACATAACTATCTTAAACATACCAGTGAGTGGTTGTCCCTAAATCGTGAAGGTTTAGATCCTTTTCTGTGTCCTGATTAATATAAACTAAACATTCTCATCATCTATGAATGCATAGAAGATTTGGCCATTAGCATTTGGAATTAGTCTTTTATAAAATCCAGTAAAGTCTTGGGCTTTGAGAACTTCACTCAACCTGTTAAGATATCACATCATGACACAACGTTTTGCATAACAATGCCTGACAAAAGTTCATTTTCTTCCCATTTATATCTGCCCACTTAAATACGTTGAGCACTTCTGCAGATCAGAAACACAAGGTGTTAATCAAGTATTTTCTAATCTACCCTACTTATCTTGTGCTTCACCCTTTAATAAGGGAATTCAGCATGGACTTTACCAATGTATAAATTTAGGCAGAAATAACAGCTTTCTATCTCTCTCACTTTCCAATTTTTTGTAAAAGTTTTTGTTCAGTTGTCTCTTCTAATCTTTTAGCTGTCTCTCAGGACATCTTGTGTAATTGAACTGGCTAGCAGATTCTTTTTCTGGGATAGGGGAAAAAATACCATCAAACAGCATGTTATATACCTTCATTGTGTTATGTACCTTCacgttttgttttcctctcactaagctaatttatttttctcctataTATCATGCGAATTTTGATGGTGAGAGGTCTTACACAAGTTTCCACACAATAACTTTTTGCCCTTTTTGGACGAACTTTGCACCCCTAGATACAAAAGACATCCCGTGAAGATGGAGAAGGTGATGACTATGTACCTCAGAGTGGAAAAGTACAGGAGGTGATCAGTTCTGGTGTAGCTCACTGCCGGGGGGGCATCACCCAGGGACCACACACGGTAAGAACCAGTGCTGTTGCCTGTGGTGAGTTCTGTGCGCTCACTGCGAGATCACAGGAACAGAAACCTCTGTTTTTATTCCCATGA
Encoded proteins:
- the PSPH gene encoding phosphoserine phosphatase isoform X2, which encodes MASLLEMKEIFRNADAVCFDVDSTVIREEGIDELAKFCGVGDAVAEMTRRAMGGTVTFKAALTARLGLIRPSYEQVQKLISDNPPQLTPGIRELVSRLHQRGVQVFLVSGGFQSIVEHVASQLNIPAANVFANRLKFYFNGEYAGFDETQPTAESGGKGKVIAHLKEQFQFKKVVMIGDGATDMEACPPADCFIGFGGNVIRKQVKEKAKWYITHFDELLKELEER
- the PSPH gene encoding phosphoserine phosphatase isoform X1 is translated as MAQDRVQHCHSDNDFILSSHSKKVPKRMASLLEMKEIFRNADAVCFDVDSTVIREEGIDELAKFCGVGDAVAEMTRRAMGGTVTFKAALTARLGLIRPSYEQVQKLISDNPPQLTPGIRELVSRLHQRGVQVFLVSGGFQSIVEHVASQLNIPAANVFANRLKFYFNGEYAGFDETQPTAESGGKGKVIAHLKEQFQFKKVVMIGDGATDMEACPPADCFIGFGGNVIRKQVKEKAKWYITHFDELLKELEER